In the Candidatus Rhodoblastus alkanivorans genome, one interval contains:
- a CDS encoding tautomerase family protein, translating to MPVAHIHLLKGHSRVVLRTIIAKVTEAMSRVLNAPKERFMVWVTEIDPELWGIEGRPASEALTAQDRNSVEMPFVEMVLMEGRPLAQYHAVIEEVSAAIAEALQSDRSRVRVHLVQAQPDYWGIGGVPYSILRADEIAARLRATA from the coding sequence ATGCCGGTTGCTCACATTCATCTGCTGAAAGGTCACAGCCGCGTCGTGCTGCGTACAATCATCGCCAAGGTCACCGAGGCGATGAGCCGGGTCCTCAACGCTCCAAAAGAAAGATTCATGGTCTGGGTCACCGAGATCGATCCGGAGCTCTGGGGCATCGAAGGCCGTCCGGCGAGCGAGGCCCTCACCGCCCAGGATCGCAACTCGGTCGAAATGCCCTTCGTCGAAATGGTTTTGATGGAAGGCCGACCGCTCGCGCAATATCACGCCGTGATCGAGGAGGTCAGCGCCGCAATCGCCGAGGCGCTGCAATCGGACAGGTCGCGCGTCCGCGTCCATCTGGTCCAGGCGCAGCCGGATTATTGGGGCATTGGCGGCGTTCCTTACAGCATCCTGCGGGCGGACGAAATCGCCGCGCGTTTGCGGGCCACGGCCTGA
- a CDS encoding phenol hydroxylase subunit, translated as MAAPDAGAGAPGRESFCGRKTQGGAFARILGVRLGRFVEFEFFLDDGLLSVELILPLDAFHEFCREQMAEILPPSDVQTASDIERLAWREKQPGLLRPRQE; from the coding sequence ATGGCGGCTCCAGACGCCGGCGCGGGCGCGCCGGGGCGCGAGTCTTTCTGCGGGCGAAAGACGCAAGGCGGGGCCTTTGCGCGGATCCTTGGCGTCCGGCTCGGCCGCTTCGTCGAATTCGAGTTCTTTCTGGACGACGGCCTTCTCTCCGTCGAACTGATCCTGCCGCTGGACGCCTTTCACGAATTCTGTCGCGAGCAAATGGCGGAGATCCTGCCGCCGTCAGACGTGCAAACAGCATCGGACATCGAACGTCTGGCATGGCGGGAAAAACAGCCCGGATTGCTCCGTCCAAGGCAAGAATAA
- a CDS encoding aromatic/alkene monooxygenase hydroxylase subunit beta encodes MTVQIKTIDMEPKRQTFGHVARRLGADKPATRYQEATLDVQATANFHYKPLWEPEYWVYDTRKTAVVMEDWYKPLDPRQFYYATYNISRANMNQSAERAFVFAEERGLIEKISPEARKQIETFLLPLRHLHWGANMNMTEIAQRGYGAAVTAPCIFSAGDHLGMAQIVSRIGLLLDGQTGVSLDMAKEVWINDPAWQGVRKLIEDSLVERDFFQLFVAQTLAINGVVFDLVYKMSDAAWKDAPITVAMLTEFMSDWRADESKWSDSVIKTVAAESPENKALVSQWAAEWISRAVEAAKPLSAAMLGDNGALAEAAGDAVKARAKNLGLTL; translated from the coding sequence ATGACGGTTCAGATCAAGACGATAGACATGGAGCCGAAGCGTCAGACGTTTGGCCATGTCGCCCGGCGGCTGGGCGCCGACAAGCCGGCGACGCGCTATCAGGAGGCGACGCTCGACGTTCAGGCGACCGCGAATTTTCATTACAAGCCTTTGTGGGAGCCGGAATATTGGGTTTACGACACGCGCAAGACCGCGGTCGTCATGGAGGACTGGTACAAGCCGCTCGATCCTAGGCAGTTCTATTACGCCACCTATAATATTTCGCGCGCCAATATGAACCAGTCGGCCGAGCGCGCCTTCGTCTTCGCCGAGGAGCGCGGCCTCATCGAGAAGATTTCGCCCGAGGCGCGCAAGCAGATCGAGACTTTTCTCCTGCCTTTGCGCCACCTGCATTGGGGCGCCAATATGAACATGACCGAGATCGCCCAGCGCGGCTATGGCGCGGCGGTGACCGCGCCCTGCATTTTCTCCGCCGGCGATCATCTCGGCATGGCCCAGATCGTCAGCCGCATCGGCCTCCTGCTCGACGGCCAGACCGGCGTGAGCCTCGACATGGCCAAGGAAGTCTGGATCAACGATCCCGCCTGGCAGGGCGTGCGCAAGCTGATCGAGGACTCGCTTGTCGAGCGCGATTTCTTCCAGCTCTTCGTCGCCCAGACCCTCGCGATCAACGGCGTCGTCTTCGACCTCGTCTACAAAATGTCCGACGCCGCCTGGAAGGACGCGCCGATCACGGTCGCCATGCTGACCGAATTCATGAGCGACTGGCGCGCCGACGAAAGCAAGTGGAGCGACAGCGTCATCAAGACGGTCGCCGCCGAAAGCCCGGAGAACAAGGCGCTGGTTTCGCAATGGGCGGCGGAGTGGATTTCGCGCGCGGTCGAGGCGGCCAAGCCGCTTTCGGCGGCGATGCTCGGCGACAATGGCGCGCTTGCCGAAGCGGCCGGCGACGCCGTCAAGGCGCGCGCGAAAAACCTCGGCCTGACGCTCTGA